One genomic region from Halobacteria archaeon AArc-dxtr1 encodes:
- a CDS encoding site-specific integrase yields the protein MSDDLEPLAPQEALELYASHRELEVSRKTLQNHRYRLNAFVEWCNEVGIDNLNDLTGRDLHRYRVWRQEDVNVVTLRGQLATLRVFLEFCASIDAVEPGMRERVKLPDVDRDEEARDELLDEDRAREILSYLERYHRASREHVIIAVLWHTGIRLGGLRAIDLEDYEPDQQCVWLRHRPDTDTPLKNKGPAERPMALDDYYCDVVDEYIRFHRHDVVDKHGREPLLTSDRGRLSAGQIRSEVYRLTQPCLYRECPHDRDPDDCEARVYSHYSTCPSSLSPHTIRRGSITYQLREDVPEEIVSDRCDVSSSILDRHYDRRTDREKMEQRRDFITDI from the coding sequence ATGAGTGACGATCTCGAGCCGCTCGCTCCCCAGGAGGCGCTCGAACTCTACGCCTCTCATCGCGAACTCGAGGTTAGTCGCAAGACGCTCCAGAACCACCGCTACCGACTGAACGCCTTCGTCGAGTGGTGCAACGAGGTCGGAATCGACAACCTGAACGACCTGACGGGGCGCGATCTCCACCGTTACCGCGTCTGGCGACAGGAGGACGTCAACGTGGTCACCCTGCGAGGCCAGCTCGCGACGCTTCGCGTATTCCTCGAGTTCTGCGCGTCGATCGACGCCGTCGAGCCGGGCATGCGCGAGCGCGTGAAACTCCCCGACGTCGACCGTGACGAGGAGGCTCGTGACGAACTGCTCGACGAGGACCGAGCGCGCGAAATTCTGAGCTACCTCGAGCGGTACCACCGTGCGAGCCGCGAGCACGTTATCATCGCCGTCCTCTGGCACACCGGGATTCGTCTCGGCGGCCTTCGGGCGATCGACCTGGAGGACTACGAGCCGGACCAGCAGTGCGTCTGGCTTCGCCACCGCCCTGACACCGACACGCCACTGAAGAACAAGGGACCGGCGGAGCGGCCGATGGCGCTCGACGACTACTACTGTGACGTCGTCGACGAGTACATCCGATTCCACCGGCACGACGTCGTCGACAAGCACGGCCGCGAGCCACTGCTGACGAGCGACCGAGGGCGCCTGAGTGCCGGACAGATCCGTTCGGAGGTGTACCGGCTAACGCAGCCGTGCCTGTACCGAGAGTGTCCCCACGATCGGGACCCGGACGACTGCGAGGCGCGGGTGTACAGCCACTACTCGACGTGTCCGAGTAGCCTCTCACCGCATACGATCCGCCGGGGCTCGATCACGTACCAACTTCGCGAGGACGTTCCCGAGGAGATCGTGAGCGATCGGTGCGACGTCTCCTCGAGCATCCTCGATCGACATTACGACCGACGAACTGACCGCGAAAAGATGGAACAACGACGCGACTTCATCACTGACATATAA
- a CDS encoding helix-turn-helix domain-containing protein, with protein MRESGTWMTIWDDRILEYLREHEGATVGELTDSESIRVSNAHVSRRCKKLAEHALLTPIGNGAYIITDRGEAYLDEEYDAENEVFLNGNGANDGPTASGTSQS; from the coding sequence ATGAGAGAATCGGGAACGTGGATGACGATTTGGGACGATCGCATCCTCGAGTATCTTCGTGAACACGAGGGGGCGACAGTCGGAGAATTGACCGATAGCGAGAGTATTCGAGTCTCGAATGCACACGTTTCCCGGCGTTGTAAGAAGTTGGCCGAGCACGCACTCTTAACGCCTATCGGGAACGGCGCGTACATCATCACCGATCGAGGAGAGGCCTATCTCGATGAAGAGTACGACGCCGAGAACGAGGTGTTCCTCAACGGAAACGGTGCGAACGACGGACCAACTGCGAGCGGTACCTCTCAATCCTAA
- a CDS encoding site-specific integrase translates to MNLQQHEKRDDMKVWLSQDEVTALLEAADGTQQRTAFALGARCGLRSHEVLDVSPEDVVDTDAGTVLRVWHGKGDKFRETPVPRDLATTIRTIDDVRDASSSAPLVEIASTRSLRRWVRSVADELHEETSDAGWSHLGFHDLRRTWATALASADVDPLLVCDWGGWNDLETFLEHYRGSYSPEAQQRERQKVMWL, encoded by the coding sequence ATGAACCTACAACAGCACGAGAAACGCGACGACATGAAGGTGTGGCTGAGTCAAGACGAAGTGACGGCACTTCTCGAGGCTGCGGATGGAACCCAACAGCGAACAGCATTCGCGCTCGGTGCGCGCTGCGGGCTGCGCTCCCACGAGGTGCTCGATGTCTCCCCCGAGGATGTCGTCGACACCGATGCCGGGACAGTGCTGCGCGTCTGGCACGGGAAGGGCGACAAGTTCCGAGAGACGCCCGTCCCGCGTGACTTGGCAACGACCATCCGAACGATCGACGATGTTCGCGATGCCTCCTCGAGCGCACCGCTCGTCGAGATCGCGAGCACGCGCTCGCTCCGGCGGTGGGTACGATCGGTTGCCGACGAGTTGCACGAGGAGACTAGTGACGCCGGTTGGTCACATCTCGGGTTCCACGATCTCCGGCGGACCTGGGCGACTGCGCTCGCCTCGGCTGATGTTGATCCGCTACTAGTGTGTGACTGGGGTGGGTGGAACGATCTCGAGACCTTCTTAGAGCACTACAGAGGGAGCTACAGTCCAGAGGCGCAGCAGCGGGAGCGGCAGAAAGTGATGTGGTTATAA
- a CDS encoding DUF6338 family protein, protein MISLPTFSLIYSLLFLVPGFFTYKYSRHVGRITKEVDNFDKAIYTVLGSGLALSVSIVLVTIVNSIHNNELWIPNTEIELLSLAAIYIITIPISIIDGYALGHIIRWRVHEGDDIRNESVWRLIAYNSEEPTRVTVFTTDNSEIWGEIYTVDLEPHGKDLFLKYPLRIVRNDGGQVVEKIELGDYTYISEESISQIHYETDVEM, encoded by the coding sequence GTGATTTCTCTTCCGACCTTCAGCTTAATATATTCTCTTTTATTTTTAGTACCTGGGTTCTTCACATATAAGTATTCTCGCCATGTTGGTAGGATAACAAAAGAAGTTGATAATTTTGACAAAGCTATTTATACTGTTCTGGGAAGTGGCTTAGCACTCTCCGTTAGTATTGTTTTGGTGACTATTGTCAACTCAATCCACAATAATGAGCTTTGGATTCCTAATACAGAAATCGAACTATTATCACTGGCAGCAATTTACATAATAACAATACCAATCTCGATAATCGATGGGTACGCCCTTGGACATATTATCCGATGGAGGGTCCATGAAGGTGATGACATTCGTAACGAATCCGTCTGGAGGTTAATAGCATACAATTCAGAAGAGCCTACTCGTGTTACAGTCTTCACAACCGATAATAGCGAAATATGGGGCGAGATCTACACCGTAGACTTAGAACCTCATGGAAAAGATTTGTTTCTCAAATACCCCTTGAGAATTGTGCGGAATGATGGTGGTCAAGTAGTTGAAAAAATTGAGTTAGGAGACTACACTTACATTTCTGAAGAGTCTATTTCACAGATACATTATGAAACAGATGTTGAAATGTAA